Proteins encoded together in one Anaerosporomusa subterranea window:
- a CDS encoding quinone oxidoreductase family protein, with translation MKTARKVIITEFGAPEKMKIVSAELPEPAAGEVQLRQTALGFNFIDVYQRKGVYPLPLPTGLGHEATGVVEAVGPGVDQFKPGDRVAYMNAGLGAYADYRNVAADRLVSIPAEVSDEQAAALLFKGITAQYLLKKTHAVKAGEIVLIHAAAGGVGQILCQWAKGLGAFVIGTASSPEKCAIAKEAGADIAINYSKEDWPKALLEATGGKKANVVYDSVGKDTFLKSLDCAAQFGLVVVYGAASGPAPAIEPELLNKKGCLFLTRPSVFPHNADPAVFRENAADLFDAIASGIVKSSIGAKYKLDDIVEVHKAAESRATQGATLIIP, from the coding sequence GTGAAAACAGCTCGTAAGGTAATCATCACAGAATTCGGTGCCCCGGAAAAGATGAAGATTGTGTCAGCTGAACTGCCTGAGCCAGCTGCTGGTGAAGTACAGCTGCGCCAGACTGCCCTAGGGTTTAACTTCATTGATGTATATCAGCGCAAGGGTGTCTACCCATTGCCGCTGCCGACTGGGCTCGGTCATGAAGCCACAGGCGTAGTCGAAGCTGTCGGCCCTGGTGTCGACCAATTCAAGCCAGGTGATCGGGTCGCATACATGAATGCCGGTCTAGGCGCTTATGCCGATTATCGTAATGTAGCCGCAGATCGTCTGGTTAGCATCCCTGCCGAAGTTTCCGATGAGCAAGCGGCAGCACTACTATTCAAAGGCATCACCGCTCAGTATCTGCTGAAGAAAACTCATGCTGTCAAAGCCGGTGAGATCGTACTTATCCATGCTGCTGCCGGAGGCGTTGGCCAGATTCTCTGCCAATGGGCAAAAGGCCTGGGAGCCTTTGTCATTGGTACTGCCAGTTCACCTGAAAAATGCGCCATTGCCAAAGAGGCTGGCGCAGATATAGCCATCAACTACTCGAAAGAAGATTGGCCGAAAGCCTTGCTGGAGGCAACCGGTGGTAAAAAGGCCAACGTGGTCTACGACTCCGTCGGCAAGGATACCTTTCTTAAATCGCTCGATTGCGCAGCACAGTTCGGACTGGTTGTAGTATATGGAGCGGCATCCGGCCCAGCCCCTGCCATTGAACCGGAACTGCTTAACAAAAAAGGCTGCCTGTTCCTCACTCGGCCCTCAGTATTCCCGCACAACGCCGACCCGGCAGTATTCCGCGAGAATGCAGCCGATCTGTTTGACGCAATCGCTTCTGGAATTGTGAAATCAAGCATTGGCGCCAAATATAAACTCGATGATATCGTTGAAGTACATAAAGCGGCCGAATCAAGAGCAACACAAGGAGCAACCCTGATAATCCCATGA